A window from Salvelinus fontinalis isolate EN_2023a chromosome 8, ASM2944872v1, whole genome shotgun sequence encodes these proteins:
- the tnnt2a gene encoding troponin T type 2a (cardiac) — MPNLIPPKIPDGEKVDFDDIHRKRMEKDLNELQTLIEVHFESRKKEEEELINLTDRIEKRRSERSEQQRIRSEREKERQKRLEDERTRKEEEEAKRKADDDAKKKKTLTSLHFGGYMQKMEVRGKRQTEREKKKKILQDRRKSLDIENMSQDKLKDKAQELWLWQQELEAEKFDLQYQISRQKYDINVLRNRVSDHQKTTKRTKRGLRK, encoded by the exons ATGCCCAACCTCATCCCACCTAAGATCCCAGATGGAGAGAAGGTAGATTTTGAT GACATCCACAGGAAGCGTATGGAGAAGGATCTGAATGAGCTGCAGACACTGATCGAGGTTCACTTTGAAAGcaggaagaaggaggaggaggagcttaTCAACCTCACAGACAGGATT GAGAAGCGACGTTCTGAACGATCAGAGCAGCAAAGGATCCGCAGCGAACGAGAGAAAGAACGACAGAAGAGGTtggag gaTGAGAGGACTcgtaaagaggaggaggaggcaaagAGGAAAGCAGATGACGATGCTAAAAAGAAGAAGACGTTGACCAGCCTACACTTTGGAGGCTACATGCAGAAG ATGGAGGTcagagggaagagacagacagaaagagagaagaagaagaagattcTACAGGACAGACGAAAGTCTCTGGACATCGAGAACATGAGCCAGGACAAACTGAA agaCAAGGCCCAGGAGCTGTGGCTGTGGCAGCAGGAGCTGGAGGCTGAGAAGTTTGATCTGCAGTATCAGATTAGCAGACAGAAGTATGACATCAACGTCCTCCGCAACAGAGTGTCAGACCACCAGAAAAC CACCAAGAGAACCAAGAGAGGCCTGAGGAAGTAG